Genomic DNA from Porites lutea chromosome 4, jaPorLute2.1, whole genome shotgun sequence:
catgtaaaataacacattaCCTGTCCAGGTTTTATAGTAAGCATGACTTCATCATCACAAAGAACAGCAGAAACCTACAtacaatttcaaaaaaattaccTCACATCAGActcataaaattatttttatatcacATCAAATAATCTGTTCATTACTCATccctttaatttcaaaatttaacaaGTCCCACATCAGAGATTTTCTGTAATTTAATCACTTCCTTTCAATCAGACAAACTCAATTCCAACCTTTTCAGGTTAGCAAGGTTGTGCAATCACTGCCAGCTGTTGGCAACTTAGCTTTGCTATTGAGTAACAAAACTGTAAAGTGAATTATtctaagccccaatatccacatacaaattctctaaactaatttctatacatttctttaattaaTCAATACATTAAGCCATTGTTGAACATTAAACAATTCTCACAACTTTTATCTTAATGCTATAGAGGATATCACATGGTCGCGTGGAGAtgtgaaatttctcttcaagtgttgaaatagtttttcaacacgagaagagaaattttgtacctccaagtggccatgtaatgttctatttcttaaacaccaatgaaataccaaaccattttacttaaatagttttttggtctgaaaggtgCGGTTTATTGTGAAGCCATTgcaatggtgatattttcacatgtgaagataacatgttattttcacatgtgaagatatcaagttttcgcatgaaagctcacttggtatttcattggtgtttatacaaTAAATATTGATAATGTTAAGATAAGATTGATGTCAGTCACTCTTTTCTTGAGAAACAAAAGTTAATGTTGGCATCCTAGAATCCAAGGTTCAAAACACTTGCAGAGTACAGCTTTGGGATAGTAACGCTTCaatcaaaagaaaagtaaaaattaacaaTGGGTTGTAACTTACAGGATAAACACCACCAGAGAGAGCCTTTCCAAGAATAACAAGGTCTGGTCTGACATTTTCATGGTCCACAGCCAAGCGCCTTCAAAGTTAAAACACCCACCAACAATTATTAACACTTTTCTTTAACATCATTATGACAGTTAAACATTAACTCAATATACGGctagaaaaaatgaaataccaaTGAGATAATAcaaaaaatctacaaaaaataTGTCAACCAGttaacaaaaattgttttcccAACTTGAAACTTTGCCCTTGAGTACTTCATGGGAATAAGGGTTTCAAAACATATTGTCAGAACATACTTTCCAGTCCTACCGAGCCCAGTTTGCACTTCATCAGCTATGAAAAGAACCTGAGAAGCAAAGAAAATGGTACATTTAGTGTTATACCGTAAGAttgcgaaaataagccccgggcttatatttttcaaaggccctttttgaggggcctatttttggaggggcttatctacggagggaaatttgcatttcaaaatcgattgggttaGCCTTGTAGTTggtagttggaaggaaatttaccagagggttttttgcgttacgagtttggggggcttagtTTCGGAGTTTTATGGTATCTAAGGCTGACAGCAACTTGTGGCTTCAGCTATCCCTTACTACACAAGATCTTTCTTTatccctttcactgccagagtgaaTAATGGTGTTTTGTAAGGaagctctaacttttgagtctgttgaTGAAACCCAATGgggtgaccattcaaatgaaatctctctacctgtactttcacattttgccacttgtttttcaaaattttacaaaatgaaatgtggGATTTTTGGTTGAATTTtccctttggccacatttggcagtgaaagggttatagcaataataataatcataataataataactgtttattCACAACTTCAtaggaaagagaaaagaagataAAGGAGGTTATCCTTTTCTAGTTTATCTccttataataaaataaattaaaacatttattatttacaacTGTTTAAAATACTAAGTATAAAATATCACAAGTTTGAAGAACTTAGTGTTCACTAGAAAAATTTGCAAGATGACATCTCAGTCTGTTcttaaaattgttcaaattTTCCGCCTCAGCAATTTCCTTTGGCAAATTATTCCACTTATTGattatgtgaaaaaaaaaagagaatgtTCAAAACTATTTAAAGTCGCGGATGCAAGCTTAAGTTTGAAACGGTGATTAGCTCTTAAGGGCCGAAAATCATTTGCAAATGTAAAAAATGCTCAGGGATGTAACCCATTAAGTCTGTTTATTGTTTTATCACACTCGATAAGCAATGAAAATAATCTTCTTCGTTGAAGTGTTGGCCATTTAAGGAACTTTAGACGTTCTCCGTAGGAGATGTCTGGCCCATTATTTCCAAGGGTACATTTGGATGCTTGGTTCAAGTTTAACAAGCAGGGAGGTTGTTAAGAGCCCGCTGCTGGCTAATTTCACTGGCTGAAAAAGAGCTTACCAACAgctcaaaaaaaataaatttgaagatACAGTTGAGTAAAAAAGCCGGTTGACTAACAAAAAAGCATTCCCAGCTTTTCCTTAGCTACAGTGTGTACATCCCTGACcaagtaaaaaaacaatggtttgTTCAACAGAGGATAATGTTAGCATGGCACCCTGATATAATAAACACTTACATTATACTTCGAACAAAGCTCCCTGACACCTCTCAAATATCCATCATCAGGAATCTTAACACCAGCTTCACCTTGGATTGGCTCCACCATAAAAGCACAAGTGTTTGGGTCACTGATAGCTTTCTGTAAGAAGGATACAAACAAATTATGTTGACTGCTATACAATCAGGAGAATGCATTTGTTTGAATGCTATTCAGGAGGATATAAAAGGAGAAAACACAGCTAAGATGGAACCACACAAGCATCCTTCAAAAATTGAGTGTTTAATGCTATGTTTTCTACCACCATCCCAGTTGCTGTAAATAGTTTCCAtgtttccctttttccctttgtaattttcacatttgtctgGATAGCCCTTTAATCTAACCATGTTGTGGTTGTTAAAAACCtagatagcactatccactggataaattactatccagtggataagtatttgggaaacTAAATTTGTTACTCACTGGAAAAAGATATCTAgcggatagcactatccactttctgaacaactggggcatacaagactgtgataggctcAATAGTCATGCATTGCATCAAAGGTGTTTctatagtattttttttcctgctaaTCTCCCATCCCGCCCTTCTTTACTGTTAAATCCCAATCCAACCCAAATGTTAaccgttgaaaaaaaaacaaacaaaaacaaaaaaaacaaaaaaaaaaaaacaccgttgaatagaccttgtcatggttttcaaagccatcttgacgagtaggcaaacccgtgagaaattacagtgtttgcagGAGCATctaatgttgaataatttccGCAAAACGGCttgtctgaaaaaaatataaattgtaaactaaagctacaaagcaaatgaattactaaaaaattttgggggcgtatctgtgcttaaatttctccagaagctTGCCTTAGAtcttccatatatttgtctgtactTTTTCCCgcgactttcttacagacaaatgtatagaaaatttaaaaacgtgTCTGTAGGTCTTCTAGCCCATGAAATGCcctaaatttttttcagtagaatccttaggagtgaagctttagtttaccgttcatatttttttcagaaatgccGTTCTAcggacattagattctcatacaaacacttgagaaatggtaaacgtgcagcatgcaaccatggagttgtggatgcacgcgggaggttgctaagcacaaaagaagcgtaagagtcaccgagtgcgactctagcttcttgagtgcttagcaaacttTCCAAGaacatccataactccatggttgcacagctgcaacgtttaccatttcttttataacataatcaaacagaaaaacattattttccatttgccttcggttgagtcatcggtccgagttcatgtatgctgccatctACCCGcccctttgagtttttctttcgccgAATCAACCGTTGTGCGTCTTCAGctcttcaggtaaattgcaaaacgtttttcgttgttattctgaatggcatctgtctacttgctcttaatattagggtaaaaactttgagggaaaactatagctgcaactataaacaccaactaaaaagactctaaaaaataagctaaaaccaaataaatgaaataattatcaagcttatttatgtgacaatttttgaaataaacgtaaagtagaaatgagaaactTTGACTGTGATTCCTTTattaacactaattttaaaaagaaattaccggtaactagctttgtatcgaaatctgtctgaggaaatccagctatgaaagtcaaagttaTAACCAAAATTCGCTgacacacagccggcgctgaagctgttgttttttaccgttctctgaatgactgttatgaatgaacactgaggaacaaaataatacacacagaagttattttttgaaaaatttatttgaaaacccaaatatttctgtactcaaatgaaattcgcttattccagtGTAATGTGCCCGTCTAAACTCAACTAAAActtttaatcgatgcgatgaaaacttcacaacaaagctgtctcgaatttgagcgtgtttcctaaaatatttgcttgaatttagcatcagcttgaccaaaaagtcaataacacaatgctaattgataaatgtacatttcaaacagactttctcttctataaaaaaacacataaaatgtACCATGAATCTTCGCTCGCTCAATTTTACTTCAGCCGATTCTAGCtgcgaggaaaacagtgattaataCATCCAGGGCAAATCTGTcacttgatcttttgtcttttttctttcaaaacgacagcttagtactttcttcaacttccacttttcatctgtgcatttcattgATGTATTTTACtgtcaggagaggagatttgatgaatttacctaaattttactgcgctagctcagtttctaggcgtgcacccacgggcaaatggtagtcgctaactgaccaatcagagcgcgcgatttacttttgttatgttgtaAAGTAATTTCTCATGCGTTTGCCTGCTCATCAAGATGGCGtcaaaaaccgtgacaaggtctatatgGCAAATcattttataacatagctagaaaattCCCCTCATCAAATCCAATAGCGCGAGCATGCTTCATATTCCTATTGAGCACACTGATATTCATAATTCCTCGAGTtgttgtgagcttagcaatcctgaGTCTCCTGAGTGCATCCAAAACTCGGCAGTACACGGTAGCATGtttaccatgtgttttataaggaaatttaagaggaaacgtttgaatttgttaaccgatagtaaggaaaagaggtgagtgttgttgttgttgtcatctccgCGAGCTGTGCGGGTTATAATGGCGTgagatcattctttgcaaaattgttttctctcaataacaatttttcggtgaattaatagttttccggcacctaaatatggattttacaatcattttagagtacactttctctcagtttcaggataaaaacataagcttaactgtgaggaaaaaaaatctaCTCTCATAAACATTGACGCGTACAGCTTTGAGCGCgccctacaataataaaattttaagttaactgatgCATTGATCactttgataatgttataaaataaTTACTTCATGCTGCAGCTGttcgtatgtcgagatattgagcatttgggaagtttggagagcactcaagaggctagaATTGCACGAGGCACAACTCTTAGGCCtttttcgtgctctccaaacttaccgcgtgctcaatatctcgacatacgcacgctgacgcatcAACTAATTGTTAAAGGGTAAGATTTCTACACAACCCCACACATTTATTACGCTATTTATATTAACTATATATTTGTGAGAAATGGTATGATATTGCTCCATGCCTAATAAATGCAAGCTCATGAAAAGGAAATCTTACCCTTCCATATTTTACATACTGTTTACCAATGAAGAATCACGTTTTGTGCTTTCAAGGCTAATAATATAGAAACTGATGAGTTGTTCGAaatgtaaaatgaaatttgttcgTCGAATTATCAGTTACCCGCAACAACCAAACATCGGTCTCCCACAAGAGAGCACATTGTATAAGAATCTCAGATCATTACGTACGGTGTGGTGATTCACGGTGTGGTTGTTGCACGTGGCATCAATTTACACGATTGTCTGCGTCCAACGAAGCAGCTACGTCTAAAATAGCTTACCTCCAAAGCAGCAAGGTCGTTGTAAGGAATAAGTTCAAAACCAGGCATAAATGGGCCATATTCTCCATAGCAGTCAGGATCAGAAGATGACGATACTGCGGCAAGAGTCCGCCCCCAGAAGTTCTCTTcaacaaaaacaatctttgCTTCGTTCTTTGGTATTCCCTTGACTTGATACCCCCATTTCCTTGCAAGTTTACACGCGCTTTCGCCACCTTCAACACCAGTGTTCATCGGCAAGAGCTTGTCGTAGCCAAAAAGCTTAGTCGCAAACTCTTCAAATTCGCCCAGAACGTTGTTGTAAAATGCTCTGGATGTAAGCGTTAGAACTTCAGCTTGTTCTTGCAGTGTCTTCACTATTCTAGGATGGCAATGACCTTGATTTACGGCCGAGTAAGCGGCGAGAAAATCGAAATATCTTTTGCCAGTGACATCCCAAACGAATACGCCCTCTCCCTTTGACAAGGCTGCTGGCAAGGGATGGTAGTTATGAGCGCCGTACGTGTCTTCGCGCTTGAAAATTTCTTCTGGGGACAGTTTACTTGTGGTCGCAGCGGCTGGAGCGGAATACTGTCTCGCTGCTAGGCGAAACAGGTTTCGAGCACAGGAACGAAGCATTGTCAGAAGCGAAAGAATATAACGAACAAAACTAAAAGGCAATTAAATATATCTATCTTTCCAATTTTAACTCAATTTGGAAGTCATTACGCTCGTCACATCTACTTCAGCCATCAGCGACCAGTTCGTTCAAGAAAAAGGGAGAAGTTGGAGGCGGGCGCTGTTAAATCAACACGATACTAACCATATATGGTGTATGACGTGTCAATCTATGCTAAATTatgcaaaaataaattgttccaaatcaccaaacattttataattttctcaAGGGCACcttttaaaatcttttcttCACTGAAAAAATACATCGTTTGTATGCTAGGGTTTTGACTTCTGTTAACAATGATGTGGAGGAGGAGGATGTTGATAGAGATATGGACGATGAcagagatgatgatgatgatgatgacaaataATGATAAGGAAATGTAGTTTGTCATAAAGGCAGGATAGGATCCTTAGTAGTCTTCTATACAGCCATTCTTTGTCTCACACAACCCCCTCCCCATGGAGTGTTGTGTGACAAGAACAAAGAATGGCTGTCAGGAGGAAACTAGACCCCGTGGTTAGTTACAAAATTAAAGATATCAAGATGTGAGCTGTGGATGTCTTTGCTGGACGGCAACTAGTTAAAACGTTCATTTCTATCaactaatgaaaaaaaaaacagtaaaaaaaaaccaataatAATGATCATAATACACTAAAGTTTGTAAATTTGGGCATCATTTTGTGATACCcataaatactttttttaaggATCAATATGGGTCATAAAGGAAAAAga
This window encodes:
- the LOC140933896 gene encoding ornithine aminotransferase, mitochondrial-like, with translation MLRSCARNLFRLAARQYSAPAAATTSKLSPEEIFKREDTYGAHNYHPLPAALSKGEGVFVWDVTGKRYFDFLAAYSAVNQGHCHPRIVKTLQEQAEVLTLTSRAFYNNVLGEFEEFATKLFGYDKLLPMNTGVEGGESACKLARKWGYQVKGIPKNEAKIVFVEENFWGRTLAAVSSSSDPDCYGEYGPFMPGFELIPYNDLAALEKAISDPNTCAFMVEPIQGEAGVKIPDDGYLRGVRELCSKYNVLFIADEVQTGLGRTGKRLAVDHENVRPDLVILGKALSGGVYPVSAVLCDDEVMLTIKPGQHGSTYGGNPLGCKVAITALKVLEEEKLAEHSARLGEIMIPELQKLNPAVVKSARGKGLMNAIEIHATDEFDAWKVCLKLRDNGLLAKPTHDHIIRFTPPLVITEEQLHESLGIIRDTVESFA